In Halorubellus sp. JP-L1, one DNA window encodes the following:
- the ribH gene encoding 6,7-dimethyl-8-ribityllumazine synthase, protein MVRLGLVVAEFNRSVTEEMETAALSAAEARDAEVVDVASVPGAYDSPLAADRLARRDDVDAVAVVGAIVTGDTNHDEVIGHAIAQKLTDVSLERDTPVTLGVTGPGMSGAEARERVENAATAVDSALDLVAALEDSS, encoded by the coding sequence ATGGTACGGCTCGGACTGGTGGTCGCCGAATTCAATCGGTCGGTCACGGAGGAGATGGAGACCGCGGCGCTGTCGGCGGCGGAGGCGCGCGACGCCGAGGTCGTCGACGTCGCGTCGGTGCCGGGCGCGTACGACTCGCCGCTCGCGGCCGACCGGCTGGCGCGCCGGGACGACGTGGACGCGGTCGCCGTCGTCGGCGCCATCGTCACCGGCGACACGAACCACGACGAGGTCATCGGGCACGCGATCGCCCAGAAGCTCACTGACGTGAGCCTGGAGCGGGACACGCCCGTCACCCTCGGCGTCACCGGCCCGGGCATGAGCGGTGCGGAAGCCAGGGAGCGCGTGGAGAACGCCGCGACGGCGGTCGACAGCGCGCTCGACCTGGTCGCAGCACTGGAGGACTCATCATAA
- a CDS encoding flippase activity-associated protein Agl23, with amino-acid sequence MITRRTDRRGPLAALLAIAVGGTLARLLALDARIAHWGEARLGYDVLRYAATGVYEYRPVTHGPLLYHVDRVLFEFVGASDFAARLPVAVVGGLLPLAAWLYRDHLRDLELVALGALLSASPVLVYYSRFLGNDVLVAAFAFTALGFLLRTRTTGDARYLYAASTVGALAFASKANALLYALLWIAAGLVVLDQRAFVRAVAGRPIFDHERGAALVAKARASGTPEMAVVALFNPVFVLAFGPFSTVVVAILVAVVALLAGLVLQDHGRIVDRNAVWLIGGVVAAYVAASGFLGDPLASGGRQVAFALTWLAAAAGIVGVLASGTPTGARIRRWRGPATLAVAWFLVLTLVLFAPRNPDGLGLWSSLTAPSTLPALVEAGLITPLSEYGRVWLSSNGNDALSFAVPLLLTLAFAAVTVTVAGTIGFLANRYGDRDEVVEFALVWAGLSVLVYPIAALVNAPWHAVHVVVPLAVPAAVAVAAVARRLFAGVRDADPAVAGVAVLVLCVAFGAPLAAAAGTSYLHPQSQDNPLVQYGQPSDDFRETLAAIDAGAAANDDGPDVVYYGEYFHVENPERADRLPVGDVYVQNDGGEYEIVEENEGWYNRLPLPWYTESFGATTASADTRAGLDDLAATDPPVVVVRSQLAENVSTVLGGGYRRTTFNLTQHNVTVTVFLDDTATPPRASLAGSPAATGSIVPFDSKISRSPTTHVEGEPASTVARNSRRKR; translated from the coding sequence ATGATCACTCGTCGGACCGACCGACGCGGCCCGCTCGCCGCTCTCCTCGCCATCGCCGTCGGCGGCACGCTCGCTCGCTTGCTCGCGCTCGACGCCCGCATCGCGCACTGGGGTGAGGCGCGACTCGGGTACGACGTCCTCCGGTACGCCGCGACCGGCGTCTACGAGTACCGGCCCGTCACGCACGGCCCGCTCCTCTACCACGTCGACCGCGTCCTCTTCGAGTTCGTGGGCGCGTCGGACTTCGCCGCGCGCCTCCCGGTCGCGGTCGTCGGCGGCCTGCTCCCGCTGGCCGCCTGGCTCTACCGCGACCACCTCCGGGACCTGGAACTCGTCGCGCTCGGCGCGCTGCTCTCCGCGAGTCCCGTGCTCGTCTACTACTCGCGATTCCTCGGGAACGACGTCCTCGTCGCCGCGTTCGCGTTCACCGCGCTCGGGTTCTTGCTGCGGACGCGAACGACCGGCGACGCCCGGTACCTCTACGCCGCCAGCACCGTCGGCGCGCTCGCGTTCGCGTCGAAGGCCAACGCCCTCCTCTACGCCCTCCTCTGGATCGCGGCTGGACTCGTCGTCCTCGACCAGCGCGCGTTCGTCCGGGCGGTCGCAGGTCGCCCGATCTTCGACCACGAGCGCGGCGCCGCGCTCGTCGCGAAGGCTCGCGCATCCGGGACGCCCGAGATGGCCGTCGTCGCGCTGTTCAATCCCGTCTTCGTGCTCGCGTTCGGGCCGTTCTCGACTGTCGTCGTCGCCATCCTCGTTGCCGTCGTCGCCCTGCTCGCCGGGCTCGTCCTCCAGGACCACGGCCGCATCGTCGACCGGAACGCGGTCTGGCTGATCGGCGGCGTCGTCGCTGCGTACGTCGCCGCGTCGGGATTCCTCGGCGACCCGCTCGCGAGCGGCGGCCGGCAGGTCGCGTTCGCGCTCACGTGGCTCGCGGCCGCCGCCGGCATCGTCGGCGTCCTCGCGAGCGGCACGCCGACCGGCGCGCGGATCCGTCGCTGGCGGGGGCCGGCGACGCTCGCTGTCGCGTGGTTCCTCGTCCTGACGCTCGTCCTGTTCGCCCCCCGGAACCCCGACGGCCTCGGCCTCTGGAGTTCGCTCACCGCCCCGAGCACGCTCCCCGCGCTCGTCGAGGCCGGGCTGATCACGCCGCTGTCGGAGTACGGTCGCGTCTGGCTGTCGAGCAACGGCAACGACGCGCTCTCGTTCGCCGTCCCGCTCCTGCTGACGCTCGCGTTCGCCGCGGTAACGGTGACCGTCGCGGGCACGATCGGGTTCCTCGCGAACCGCTACGGGGACCGGGACGAGGTCGTCGAGTTCGCGCTCGTCTGGGCCGGCCTGTCGGTGCTCGTCTACCCCATCGCCGCGCTCGTGAACGCGCCCTGGCACGCCGTCCACGTCGTCGTCCCGCTCGCCGTCCCCGCGGCCGTCGCCGTCGCCGCCGTCGCCCGCCGCCTCTTCGCTGGCGTCCGCGACGCCGACCCGGCGGTCGCGGGCGTCGCCGTCCTCGTCCTCTGCGTCGCGTTCGGCGCTCCGCTCGCGGCCGCCGCCGGCACGTCGTACCTCCACCCGCAGAGCCAGGACAACCCGCTCGTCCAGTACGGCCAGCCCAGCGACGACTTCCGCGAGACGCTCGCCGCCATCGACGCCGGCGCCGCGGCGAACGACGACGGCCCCGACGTCGTCTACTACGGCGAATACTTCCACGTCGAGAACCCCGAGCGCGCGGACCGCCTCCCCGTCGGCGACGTCTACGTGCAGAACGACGGCGGCGAGTACGAGATCGTCGAGGAGAACGAGGGCTGGTACAACCGACTCCCGCTCCCGTGGTACACCGAGTCCTTCGGTGCGACCACCGCGAGCGCGGACACCCGGGCCGGACTGGACGACCTCGCCGCGACCGACCCGCCCGTGGTCGTCGTCCGCTCGCAGCTCGCCGAGAACGTCTCGACCGTCCTCGGCGGCGGCTACCGGCGGACGACGTTCAACCTCACCCAGCACAACGTCACCGTCACCGTCTTCCTCGACGACACCGCGACCCCGCCACGAGCCAGCCTCGCCGGCTCACCAGCCGCGACAGGATCGATCGTCCCGTTCGACTCGAAGATCTCGCGCTCCCCGACCACGCACGTCGAAGGCGAGCCAGCGTCGACCGTCGCGCGGAACTCGAGAAGGAAGCGTTAA
- a CDS encoding 5-(carboxyamino)imidazole ribonucleotide synthase — MTTLSTPGPTLGVVGGGQLGRMLAEAAAPLGVDVIVLDPTPDCPAAPPAGDQIVAEFDDVDAIRELAERADVLTFEIELADQAALERIERDTGVPCHPKPSTLDLIHDKLVQKRALDDAGIPVPAFREVESPDEVADALDDLGSPAMLKARTGGYDGRGNVPVDRDTDHAAALAEVGGEGNAMVESLVEYERELSVIAVKGDGETAAFPVGENVHREQILRETVVPARTTDAVRERARDVAEDVLDVMDGRGVYGIELFEHADGSISVNEIAPRPHNSGHWTIEGAHSSQFAQHARAVLGWPLAATDLRCPTAMANLLGDGERSRDASIENVDDVLAAPGAHLHWYGKRETRPLRKMGHVTCVQTDDESGEDLLSTARALRDGVDFA, encoded by the coding sequence ATGACGACGCTCTCGACTCCCGGCCCGACGCTCGGGGTCGTCGGTGGCGGCCAGCTCGGGCGGATGCTCGCCGAGGCCGCCGCGCCCCTCGGCGTCGACGTGATCGTGCTCGACCCGACACCGGACTGTCCAGCGGCGCCGCCGGCGGGCGACCAGATCGTCGCGGAGTTCGACGACGTCGACGCGATCCGCGAGCTCGCCGAGCGCGCGGACGTCCTGACGTTCGAGATCGAGCTCGCCGACCAGGCGGCCCTGGAGCGCATCGAGCGCGACACCGGCGTCCCGTGCCACCCGAAGCCGTCGACGCTCGACCTGATCCACGACAAGCTCGTCCAGAAGCGCGCGCTCGACGACGCCGGCATCCCCGTGCCGGCGTTCCGCGAAGTGGAGAGCCCGGACGAGGTCGCGGACGCGCTCGACGACCTCGGATCGCCCGCGATGCTGAAGGCCCGTACCGGCGGCTACGACGGCCGCGGGAACGTCCCCGTCGACCGCGACACCGACCACGCCGCCGCGCTCGCCGAGGTCGGCGGCGAGGGGAACGCGATGGTCGAGTCGTTGGTCGAGTACGAGCGCGAACTCTCCGTCATCGCCGTCAAGGGCGACGGCGAGACGGCGGCGTTCCCCGTCGGCGAGAACGTCCACCGCGAGCAGATCCTCCGCGAGACCGTCGTGCCGGCGCGAACCACGGACGCCGTCCGCGAGCGCGCTCGCGACGTCGCCGAGGACGTCCTCGACGTGATGGACGGCCGCGGCGTCTACGGCATCGAGCTGTTCGAGCACGCGGACGGCTCCATCTCCGTGAACGAGATCGCGCCCCGCCCGCACAACTCAGGGCACTGGACGATCGAGGGCGCACACAGCAGTCAGTTCGCCCAGCACGCCCGCGCCGTCCTCGGCTGGCCGCTCGCCGCAACGGACCTGCGATGTCCGACCGCGATGGCGAACCTCCTCGGAGACGGCGAGCGCTCGCGGGACGCGTCCATCGAGAACGTCGACGACGTCCTCGCCGCGCCGGGCGCGCACCTCCACTGGTACGGCAAGCGCGAGACTCGCCCGCTCCGGAAGATGGGCCACGTCACGTGCGTCCAGACCGACGACGAGAGCGGCGAGGACCTCCTCTCGACGGCGCGCGCACTCCGCGACGGCGTCGACTTCGCCTGA
- a CDS encoding AIR carboxylase family protein, giving the protein MTDRLQDLIDDLHAQADADTDPQDTPDVGIVMGSNSDLDVMMGTDDDAGAYDALVDELGFAEQTNYHDPPEARFTFETFVVSAHRTPELMYAYAETAEARGVDVVIAGAGGKSADLPNMTASIAYPLPVIGVPVQEKSVDSVIGMPTGAPLTAVDAGKSFNAALSAAMILARDDDDLRDRLVDYHEGLKGDVADVSHDLHTLGTPGFRDRHD; this is encoded by the coding sequence ATGACAGACCGACTCCAGGACCTCATCGACGACCTCCACGCACAGGCCGACGCAGACACCGACCCACAGGACACGCCGGACGTCGGCATCGTCATGGGGTCGAACTCCGACCTAGACGTGATGATGGGCACCGACGACGACGCCGGCGCGTACGACGCGCTCGTCGACGAACTCGGGTTCGCCGAGCAGACCAACTACCACGACCCGCCAGAAGCGCGGTTCACGTTCGAGACGTTCGTCGTCTCCGCGCATCGCACGCCCGAACTCATGTACGCGTACGCCGAGACGGCCGAGGCCCGCGGGGTCGACGTCGTCATCGCCGGCGCGGGCGGGAAGTCCGCGGACCTCCCGAACATGACCGCGAGCATCGCGTACCCGCTCCCCGTGATCGGCGTCCCCGTCCAGGAAAAGTCAGTCGACTCCGTCATCGGTATGCCCACCGGCGCCCCGCTCACCGCCGTCGACGCCGGGAAGTCGTTCAACGCCGCGCTCTCGGCCGCGATGATCCTCGCCCGCGACGACGACGACCTCCGCGACCGACTCGTCGACTACCACGAGGGCCTCAAGGGCGACGTCGCCGACGTCTCCCACGACCTCCACACGCTCGGCACGCCCGGATTCCGCGACCGCCACGACTGA
- a CDS encoding alcohol dehydrogenase catalytic domain-containing protein — MRAAVVPDSDGGLEIRERPVPDPGPGEVRVRVEACGVCGGDDVVVDGTPGVDYPRVPGHELVGVVDAVGRDVTDWRVDDRVGVGWHGGHCFACEACRHGEFLHCDEKPITGVHRDGGYAEYALARTEALAAVPDALEAVDAAPLLCAGLTTFNALRHADVGAGDLVAVLGVGGLGHLAVQYAHEAGFRTVAVSRGDAKHAAARDLGADHYVDAHATDPGEELQALGGADLVLSTAPVADAVAPVVDGLAAGGDLCNVGVPDDPVPVDVGRLVDARASVSGWASGTPIDAEETLAFSERRAVRPRVETYDLEDAPTAYRRMTDGDVRFRAVLTP; from the coding sequence ATGCGGGCGGCCGTGGTTCCCGACTCCGACGGTGGACTCGAGATCAGAGAGCGCCCCGTACCGGACCCCGGGCCCGGGGAAGTGCGGGTTCGCGTCGAGGCCTGTGGCGTCTGCGGCGGCGACGACGTCGTCGTCGACGGAACCCCCGGCGTCGACTACCCGCGCGTCCCCGGTCACGAACTCGTCGGCGTCGTCGACGCCGTCGGGCGCGACGTCACGGACTGGCGCGTCGACGACCGCGTCGGCGTCGGCTGGCACGGCGGCCACTGCTTCGCGTGCGAGGCGTGCCGGCACGGCGAGTTCCTGCACTGCGATGAGAAACCGATCACGGGCGTCCACCGCGACGGCGGGTACGCCGAGTACGCACTCGCTCGAACGGAAGCCCTCGCCGCCGTCCCCGACGCCCTCGAGGCCGTCGACGCAGCACCCCTCCTCTGTGCGGGCCTCACGACGTTCAACGCCCTCCGCCACGCCGACGTCGGCGCCGGTGACCTCGTCGCCGTCCTCGGCGTCGGCGGGCTCGGCCACCTCGCCGTCCAGTACGCGCACGAAGCCGGGTTCCGGACCGTCGCGGTCTCGCGCGGCGACGCCAAGCACGCCGCCGCGCGCGACCTCGGCGCCGACCACTACGTCGACGCCCACGCGACCGACCCCGGCGAGGAACTCCAGGCGCTCGGCGGCGCCGACCTCGTCCTCTCGACCGCCCCAGTCGCCGACGCCGTCGCCCCCGTCGTCGACGGCCTCGCCGCCGGCGGCGACCTCTGCAACGTCGGCGTCCCCGACGACCCCGTCCCCGTCGACGTCGGCCGCCTCGTCGACGCCCGCGCGAGCGTCTCCGGCTGGGCCTCCGGGACACCCATCGACGCCGAGGAGACGCTCGCGTTCAGCGAGCGGCGCGCCGTCCGTCCGCGCGTCGAGACGTACGACCTCGAGGACGCCCCCACCGCCTACCGCCGCATGACCGACGGCGACGTCCGTTTCCGCGCGGTCCTCACCCCCTGA
- a CDS encoding NADH-quinone oxidoreductase subunit A, translating to MNPWIAVGALATVAVLIPVGMMLVSWLLRPSVPEDSKRTTYESGEVPTGGTRIRFNIQYYMVALLFVVFDIETVLIFPWTVIYRSALEGGEGIVAVLAPMLLFIGILVVPLAWAWKEGVVQWARGPQASETQ from the coding sequence ATGAATCCATGGATAGCAGTCGGGGCGCTCGCGACCGTGGCGGTACTGATACCAGTCGGGATGATGCTGGTATCGTGGCTGCTGCGCCCGAGCGTTCCAGAAGACAGTAAACGCACCACGTACGAGAGCGGCGAGGTCCCCACCGGCGGGACTCGAATCCGCTTCAACATCCAGTACTACATGGTCGCGCTCCTGTTCGTCGTCTTCGACATCGAGACCGTCCTCATCTTCCCTTGGACGGTCATCTACAGATCTGCTCTCGAAGGCGGCGAGGGGATCGTGGCCGTGCTGGCGCCGATGCTCCTGTTCATCGGCATCCTCGTGGTACCGCTCGCCTGGGCGTGGAAGGAAGGCGTCGTCCAGTGGGCACGCGGCCCGCAAGCGAGCGAGACACAGTAA
- a CDS encoding NADH-quinone oxidoreductase subunit B codes for MSSDNTTDGGSTDALTKTREARMGEGLDDRFNSKLREAFGASPFILTKFDKFMNWVRGSSMFMLQFGIACCSIEMIHTYAIKHDLDRFGAGIPRASPRQADVIIVPGTIVSKFAPRMKRVYDQMPEPKFVVGMGSCTISGGPFQEGYNVVKGAEEVIPVDIHVPGCPPRPEALIYGVAKLQERVANGESTPVTVKPYELEQFGDMDDDEVIDELADQIDEDTLAMRYNWADSP; via the coding sequence ATGAGTTCCGACAACACCACGGACGGCGGCAGTACAGACGCACTGACGAAGACCCGCGAAGCGCGGATGGGCGAGGGACTCGACGACCGCTTCAACTCGAAGCTACGGGAAGCGTTCGGCGCATCCCCGTTCATCCTCACCAAGTTCGACAAGTTCATGAACTGGGTCCGGGGGTCCTCGATGTTCATGCTGCAGTTCGGTATCGCGTGCTGCAGCATCGAGATGATTCACACGTACGCGATCAAGCACGACCTCGACCGGTTCGGCGCGGGCATCCCGCGTGCGAGCCCGCGACAGGCCGACGTCATCATCGTGCCGGGAACGATCGTGTCGAAGTTCGCGCCGCGGATGAAGCGCGTGTACGACCAGATGCCGGAACCGAAGTTCGTCGTCGGCATGGGGTCGTGTACGATCTCCGGCGGCCCGTTCCAGGAGGGCTACAACGTCGTGAAGGGCGCCGAGGAGGTCATTCCCGTGGACATCCACGTCCCCGGGTGTCCGCCGCGGCCGGAAGCGCTCATCTACGGCGTCGCGAAACTCCAGGAGCGCGTCGCGAACGGCGAGTCCACGCCCGTCACCGTCAAGCCCTACGAACTCGAGCAGTTCGGGGACATGGACGACGACGAGGTCATCGACGAACTCGCCGACCAGATCGACGAAGACACGCTCGCGATGCGGTACAACTGGGCTGATTCGCCATGA
- a CDS encoding NADH-quinone oxidoreductase subunit D, which yields MSLEKPRDTALDAAGDVDEQAILDLLGDRVLDTEEHLNAAVAVVVRPDAVEETLLALRDEAGFDHCSLVTAQEYEDRYESIYHLKQYDDPTNEVSVVVPATKDDPVSESGNAAYRTCDWHEREAYDLVGIEYENHPDLKRILMPENWQGHPLSMDYDQDRPQVVTLGEHDNPLKDDHRDENSDTMFLNIGPHHPATHGVLHVKTVLDGETVADVESDIGYLHRCEEQMAQSGTYRHQIMPYPDRWDYVSAGLLNEYAYARAAEDLADIEVPEYAQVIRTMGAELCRIAAHMLAVGTFALDVYGDFTAIFQYAFRDREVVQNILEDLTGQRLMFNYFRLGGVAWDLPEPRDEFFEKTRDFLDELPGKLEEYHDLITGNEIFQLRCVDTGILEPEVAKSYGATGPVARASGVDYDLRRDDPYGYYDELDWDVITEDGKDNYARVLTRLQEVEESAKIIQQCVDLLEEWPEDERTIQSNVPRTLKPENDTETYRAVEAAKGELGIYMRADGTDKPARFKIRSPCFSNLQTLPEMAQGEYVPDLIASLGSLDIVLGEVDR from the coding sequence ATGAGTCTCGAGAAACCGCGCGACACCGCACTCGACGCGGCGGGCGACGTCGACGAGCAGGCGATCCTCGACCTGCTCGGGGATCGCGTCCTCGACACCGAGGAGCACCTCAACGCTGCCGTCGCGGTCGTCGTCCGACCGGACGCCGTCGAGGAGACGCTGCTCGCGCTCCGCGACGAAGCCGGGTTCGACCACTGTTCGCTCGTCACCGCCCAGGAGTACGAGGACCGCTACGAGTCCATCTACCACCTCAAGCAGTACGACGACCCGACGAACGAGGTCAGCGTCGTCGTGCCAGCGACGAAGGACGACCCCGTCAGCGAGTCCGGGAACGCCGCGTACCGGACCTGCGACTGGCACGAGCGCGAAGCGTACGACCTGGTGGGGATCGAGTACGAGAACCACCCGGACCTCAAGCGCATCCTGATGCCGGAGAACTGGCAGGGCCACCCGCTGTCGATGGACTACGACCAGGATCGCCCGCAGGTCGTCACGCTCGGCGAGCACGACAACCCGCTGAAGGACGACCACCGGGACGAGAACAGCGACACGATGTTCCTCAACATCGGCCCGCACCACCCGGCGACGCACGGCGTCCTCCACGTGAAGACCGTCCTCGACGGGGAGACGGTCGCGGACGTCGAGTCCGACATCGGGTACCTGCACCGGTGCGAGGAACAGATGGCTCAGTCCGGGACGTACCGGCACCAGATCATGCCGTACCCGGACCGCTGGGACTACGTCTCCGCGGGCCTGCTCAACGAGTACGCGTACGCTCGCGCCGCCGAGGACCTCGCGGACATCGAGGTCCCCGAGTACGCGCAAGTCATCCGGACGATGGGCGCGGAACTCTGCCGGATCGCCGCGCACATGCTCGCGGTCGGGACGTTCGCACTGGACGTGTACGGCGACTTCACCGCCATCTTCCAGTACGCGTTCCGCGACCGCGAAGTCGTGCAGAACATCCTCGAGGACCTCACCGGCCAGCGGTTGATGTTCAACTACTTCCGGCTCGGTGGCGTCGCGTGGGACCTGCCCGAGCCCCGCGACGAGTTCTTCGAGAAGACGCGGGACTTCCTCGACGAACTCCCGGGGAAGCTCGAGGAGTACCACGACCTCATCACGGGCAACGAGATCTTCCAGCTGCGGTGCGTCGACACGGGCATCCTCGAGCCGGAGGTCGCGAAGTCCTACGGCGCGACCGGGCCCGTGGCGCGAGCGTCGGGCGTCGACTACGACCTCCGGCGGGACGACCCCTACGGCTACTACGACGAACTCGACTGGGACGTCATCACGGAGGACGGGAAGGACAACTACGCGCGCGTCCTCACGCGGCTTCAGGAGGTCGAGGAGTCCGCGAAGATCATCCAGCAGTGCGTGGACCTCCTCGAGGAGTGGCCCGAGGACGAGCGCACCATCCAGTCGAACGTTCCCCGGACGTTGAAGCCGGAGAACGACACGGAGACGTACCGTGCGGTCGAAGCCGCGAAGGGCGAACTCGGGATCTACATGCGGGCCGATGGGACGGACAAGCCCGCGCGCTTCAAGATCCGGAGCCCGTGCTTCTCGAACCTGCAGACGCTCCCGGAGATGGCCCAGGGCGAGTACGTCCCTGACCTCATCGCGAGCCTCGGCAGCCTCGACATCGTGCTCGGGGAGGTGGATCGCTGA
- a CDS encoding complex I subunit 1 family protein, with protein MAEQTLPEFIADVTGLGEFGVAGEFLAAFLGAFLVGNILLAYTGVAGPWAKRKITAAFTDRYAVNRIGPFGLLIIVADAVRLLSKELIIPEEVDRPAFDLAPIVLAGSAMLGFAFIPMGSIFGVNMQLADPEAGLAWVFAIASIATLGLAMAGYASSNKYSFMGMLRAIAQNIAYEIPLVLTAASVVIFAGSLQTSEIVAAQTIGGGTEPLFAIGGLEIPPWFAFVNPFAFVLFMIANLAEVGRNPFDIPEAPTEIVAGYQTEYSSVYFVLMYLGEFLHIFLGGAIAATVFLGGPAGPVLPGFVWFTIKIWAVFLFTQWARSAVPRVRIDQLINIGWKGMLELSFVNLILTAVLVGVIV; from the coding sequence ATGGCCGAACAGACCCTGCCGGAGTTCATCGCCGACGTCACCGGTCTCGGCGAGTTCGGTGTCGCCGGCGAGTTCCTCGCGGCGTTCCTCGGTGCGTTCCTCGTCGGGAACATCTTGCTCGCGTACACGGGCGTGGCAGGGCCGTGGGCGAAGCGGAAGATCACGGCCGCGTTCACCGACCGGTACGCCGTGAACCGCATCGGTCCGTTCGGGTTGCTCATCATCGTCGCGGACGCCGTGCGGCTGCTCTCGAAGGAACTCATCATTCCCGAAGAGGTCGACCGGCCCGCGTTCGACCTGGCGCCGATCGTGCTCGCCGGGAGTGCGATGCTCGGGTTCGCGTTCATCCCGATGGGATCGATCTTCGGGGTCAACATGCAGCTCGCGGACCCCGAGGCGGGACTGGCGTGGGTGTTCGCGATCGCGTCGATCGCGACGCTCGGATTGGCGATGGCGGGGTACGCGAGCTCGAACAAGTACTCGTTCATGGGGATGCTGCGTGCGATCGCGCAGAACATCGCGTACGAGATCCCGCTCGTGCTGACCGCCGCGTCGGTCGTCATCTTCGCGGGGTCGCTCCAGACGAGCGAGATCGTCGCCGCGCAGACGATCGGTGGCGGCACCGAGCCGCTGTTCGCGATCGGCGGGCTCGAGATCCCGCCGTGGTTCGCGTTCGTGAACCCGTTCGCGTTCGTGCTGTTCATGATCGCGAACCTCGCGGAAGTCGGTCGGAATCCCTTCGACATCCCGGAGGCACCGACCGAGATCGTCGCCGGGTACCAGACGGAGTACTCGTCGGTGTACTTCGTCCTCATGTACCTCGGTGAGTTCCTCCACATCTTCCTCGGGGGCGCCATCGCCGCGACCGTCTTCCTCGGCGGTCCCGCCGGTCCGGTCCTCCCCGGGTTCGTGTGGTTCACGATCAAGATCTGGGCGGTGTTCCTGTTCACGCAGTGGGCTCGCTCCGCGGTGCCGCGCGTCCGCATCGACCAGCTCATCAACATCGGCTGGAAGGGCATGCTCGAGCTGTCCTTCGTGAACCTGATCCTGACGGCAGTGCTCGTCGGGGTGATAGTATGA
- a CDS encoding NADH-quinone oxidoreductase subunit I, translating to MIGILKGMATTMKHALDGEKFTVQYPEETPEVSARFRGVHKFSQERCIWCRQCENVCPNDTIHIVTDDQRQGEEYNLHIGQCIYCRLCEEVCPVDAILLTQNFEFTGDTKDELVYNKEQLKSVPWYKDIDPLESREPDRGAWIGEGEGEIDYQ from the coding sequence ATGATTGGTATTCTGAAAGGTATGGCGACGACGATGAAGCACGCGCTGGACGGCGAGAAGTTCACCGTGCAATACCCCGAGGAGACGCCGGAGGTCTCCGCGCGATTCCGTGGGGTACACAAGTTCAGTCAGGAGCGATGCATTTGGTGCCGGCAGTGCGAGAACGTCTGCCCGAACGACACCATCCACATCGTCACCGACGACCAGCGCCAGGGCGAAGAGTACAACCTCCACATAGGGCAGTGCATCTACTGTCGACTGTGCGAGGAGGTGTGTCCGGTGGACGCGATCCTGCTCACGCAGAACTTCGAGTTCACGGGCGACACGAAGGACGAACTCGTGTACAACAAGGAACAGCTGAAGAGCGTTCCGTGGTACAAGGACATCGACCCGCTCGAGTCCCGCGAACCCGACCGTGGTGCGTGGATCGGTGAGGGCGAAGGCGAGATCGACTACCAGTAA
- a CDS encoding NADH-quinone oxidoreductase subunit J: MVSAELIAFALFALVTLGAAAGVVLVEDVWHAALFTGISLLSVAVHFVMLQAEFLAAMQILVYVGGVLILITFAVMLTRESDDEGVVQT, translated from the coding sequence ATGGTATCAGCAGAACTCATCGCGTTCGCGCTGTTCGCCCTCGTGACACTGGGGGCGGCGGCCGGGGTGGTCCTCGTCGAGGACGTGTGGCACGCCGCACTCTTCACGGGGATTTCCCTCCTCAGCGTCGCGGTTCACTTCGTGATGCTGCAGGCGGAATTCCTCGCAGCGATGCAGATCCTCGTCTACGTCGGCGGGGTTCTCATCCTCATCACGTTCGCCGTGATGCTGACGCGCGAAAGCGACGACGAAGGGGTGGTACAGACATGA
- the nuoK gene encoding NADH-quinone oxidoreductase subunit NuoK has translation MAVPAGYYLVLSAGLFCIGLAGILTRKNALMFLMSVELMLNAANINFVAFSLYWGNLTGQTFALFTMALAAAEVAIGIGIILVLYRNFGDVDVTDATGMRW, from the coding sequence ATGGCGGTACCCGCGGGGTACTACCTCGTGCTCTCGGCCGGCCTGTTCTGCATCGGCCTGGCGGGCATCCTCACGCGGAAGAACGCCCTGATGTTCCTCATGAGCGTCGAGCTCATGCTGAACGCGGCGAACATCAACTTCGTCGCGTTCAGCCTGTACTGGGGGAACCTCACCGGGCAGACGTTCGCACTGTTCACGATGGCGCTGGCGGCCGCGGAGGTCGCCATCGGTATCGGCATCATCCTCGTCCTCTACCGGAACTTCGGGGACGTGGACGTGACCGATGCAACGGGGATGAGGTGGTAA